A section of the Spirosoma pollinicola genome encodes:
- a CDS encoding phosphatase PAP2 family protein codes for MISNSPVANPTLPKQILTLSILSLGYLLLSFLLVGFKSDQLFLIALVNGLYFASSQSRKFVLGFSIFIVYWIVFDYMKAFPNYRYTTVHIESLYQLEKNLFGIPYGSSILTPNEYWLAHRTTFLDVMTGLFYLTWVPIPLLFATYLFFKDRPAFYPFALTFVLVNLLGFVVYYLYPAAPPWYSQEYGFVFHPHTPGNTAGLANFDRYFGISLFSSIYAKSSNVFAAMPSLHSSYPVIVLYSGLKKKLGWVNLFFVVVMLGIWFSAVYSSHHYVLDVLAGVTSALAGITLFNQLVKTTWMAGFIQRMVALTA; via the coding sequence ATGATCTCGAATTCGCCGGTTGCCAACCCGACTCTTCCCAAACAGATTTTAACGCTGAGTATCCTTTCACTTGGTTATTTATTGCTGTCTTTTTTGCTGGTTGGCTTTAAATCAGACCAGTTGTTTCTGATTGCGTTGGTCAATGGCCTGTATTTTGCCTCCAGTCAGAGCCGTAAGTTTGTTCTGGGCTTTTCTATTTTCATCGTGTACTGGATCGTTTTCGATTACATGAAAGCGTTCCCGAATTACCGATATACTACCGTACACATCGAATCCCTCTACCAGCTGGAGAAAAATTTGTTCGGCATTCCCTACGGCTCGTCCATTCTGACCCCCAATGAATACTGGCTGGCTCATCGAACAACCTTTCTGGACGTGATGACCGGGTTATTCTATTTAACCTGGGTTCCGATTCCACTGCTTTTTGCGACCTATCTTTTTTTCAAAGATCGGCCCGCATTCTATCCCTTCGCGCTGACGTTTGTGCTGGTTAATTTACTGGGCTTCGTGGTTTATTACCTGTATCCGGCGGCCCCACCCTGGTACAGTCAGGAATATGGGTTTGTCTTTCATCCGCACACTCCCGGCAACACCGCTGGCCTGGCCAATTTTGACCGATACTTTGGCATTTCGCTGTTTAGCTCCATCTACGCCAAAAGCTCCAATGTGTTTGCTGCTATGCCCTCGCTGCATTCATCGTATCCAGTGATTGTGCTGTATTCTGGACTTAAGAAAAAACTAGGGTGGGTAAACCTGTTTTTTGTGGTTGTGATGCTCGGCATCTGGTTTTCGGCAGTTTATTCCAGCCACCATTATGTGCTGGATGTACTGGCCGGTGTTACCTCTGCTCTTGCGGGTATTACGCTGTTCAATCAGTTAGTCAAAACAACCTGGATGGCGGGTTTTATTCAGCGAATGGTCGCCTTGACGGCCTAG
- a CDS encoding DUF4833 domain-containing protein, with protein MQQTLSLRTKIQLGIYTIINPFVRLLIRIGLTPNMITTIGLVLNIGVALIFILGAQQGNRGDLSYVGWAGALVLFAGLFDMLDGQVARLGKMSSLYGALFDSVLDRYSELIMFLGICYYLIAHHYFFGSLFAFIALIGSMMVSYTRARAEGLGIECKGGLMQRPERVITIGVSALACGFLAPVLGPDFKVYMPGIPMHVFETMSIFTLPLTLMAVMTNLTAYNRLMDAKKALTQKEKSPSRSNALMLTFLLLTATLAHSVVAKGVVKAPTDEQPKISFPIPKNIPNQLFYLQRDPNVNTIICALNLQNGQLDKREPVRVFWIRYTEQSQQKELSYLQRTFAYGIKAHALSNDEFELNFVSYKKFPLHLVKSERGAGYYVYATVNQKKVILKRLYLHIEGGTLWMPNVKYIQVEGINATTGESTVERIMV; from the coding sequence ATGCAACAGACACTTTCTCTTCGTACAAAAATTCAGTTGGGGATATATACAATCATTAACCCCTTCGTCAGGTTGCTCATTCGGATAGGGCTAACGCCTAACATGATCACGACCATCGGGCTGGTTTTGAACATAGGCGTGGCGTTAATCTTCATTCTGGGTGCCCAGCAAGGCAATCGGGGCGATTTAAGTTACGTTGGCTGGGCGGGTGCGCTGGTGCTGTTTGCCGGTTTATTCGATATGCTCGACGGGCAGGTAGCGCGGCTGGGCAAGATGAGTTCGCTCTATGGAGCTCTATTTGATTCAGTGCTGGATCGCTACAGCGAACTGATCATGTTTCTGGGAATTTGCTATTACCTCATTGCCCATCATTACTTTTTTGGGTCGTTGTTCGCCTTCATCGCCCTGATTGGTTCCATGATGGTTAGCTATACCCGTGCCCGTGCCGAAGGGCTGGGAATCGAGTGCAAAGGGGGACTCATGCAGCGTCCTGAGCGGGTAATTACCATTGGTGTGTCGGCGCTGGCGTGTGGCTTCCTGGCTCCTGTGCTCGGGCCCGATTTTAAGGTTTATATGCCGGGGATTCCTATGCATGTATTCGAAACGATGTCAATCTTTACCCTGCCGTTAACGCTCATGGCGGTGATGACTAACCTCACGGCCTATAACCGCCTAATGGACGCAAAGAAAGCACTCACCCAAAAGGAGAAATCGCCTTCGCGGTCCAACGCCCTGATGCTGACGTTTCTGCTACTAACGGCTACGCTGGCCCACTCGGTGGTGGCAAAAGGGGTTGTGAAGGCTCCTACTGACGAACAGCCAAAAATCAGCTTTCCGATACCCAAAAATATTCCCAACCAATTATTTTACCTTCAGCGAGATCCAAATGTCAATACCATTATCTGTGCATTGAACCTACAGAATGGTCAGTTGGATAAACGGGAGCCTGTTCGTGTTTTCTGGATTCGCTACACCGAACAAAGCCAGCAGAAGGAGCTTTCGTATCTTCAGCGCACCTTTGCCTACGGCATCAAAGCCCATGCGCTGTCGAACGACGAATTTGAACTGAACTTTGTTTCCTACAAGAAATTCCCCCTACATCTGGTTAAATCGGAGCGGGGCGCGGGTTACTATGTGTATGCCACGGTGAACCAGAAAAAGGTGATTCTGAAACGACTCTATCTGCATATTGAGGGCGGCACCTTATGGATGCCGAATGTCAAATACATTCAGGTCGAAGGCATTAACGCAACTACCGGCGAGAGTACTGTCGAACGTATTATGGTTTAA
- a CDS encoding DUF5686 and carboxypeptidase-like regulatory domain-containing protein — protein sequence MTTVTGTIIDGVSNQPLPFANVVFVGSTIGTTTSERGTYTLAATGSFTKITFSFIGYKSITRTITPGATQQINIKLESDSQLLNEVVIRSGKRERYRNKNNPAVELIRNVISHKEQNQIEHYNYVSYEEYDKLQFSLSSLSAKVSERKIFQKYQFLLANRDTTTLPGKSLLPIYLEEKVTDSYFRKSPQKEKTIIKAKKRVDFGQYFDNNGLSLYLNRMYSKVDIYSNSIFLMTNQFLSPIATTAPTFYQYFLSDTIQVGTTKLVGLTFVPRNGTDMLFQGKMYVTLDSNYAVQRINLSINPKINLNWVRDMQIRLQFEQNTDGKYFLSKSDLLADFGITKGKGGGIFGQRTLSYKNYKTNEPQSDEFYSGQPQVVEAGAATKSEQFWVENRHDTLSSAESKIYANIDSLKRMPSFRRTMEALTFVVAGYKSFGAFEIGPANTFYSFNPVEGFRLRLGGRTTPELSKRYYAETYAAYGFKDQRWKYFLSGTYSLNNKTIYQFPQNYIRASFQRDTKIPGQELQFVQEDNFLLSFKRGVNDKWLYNDTWRIDYVHEFENHFSYSIGFKNWQQAPAGALKFKREDDNENTPSPTVTTSEFSLETRWAPNEQFYQGKIYRVPIVGRYPVYTLRFATGIKGLLNSQYNYQNLTGTISKRFMLSQLGYSNVTVQGGYIFGQVPFPLLNIHRANQTYAYQLNSYNLMNFLEFVSDHYASISIDHSFNGFFFNKIPLFKKLKWREAVSFKALYGGLRSQNDPQQNPSLYQFPTDAFGVPYTYTLNKTPYIEASAGVANVLKFFRIDLVKRLNYLDHPNVSQWGIRARATFDF from the coding sequence ATGACTACTGTTACTGGAACCATTATTGACGGAGTGTCTAATCAGCCCCTCCCCTTTGCCAACGTCGTTTTTGTTGGCTCAACCATCGGCACGACCACCAGCGAACGGGGCACCTACACATTAGCAGCCACGGGAAGTTTTACGAAAATAACCTTTTCATTTATTGGTTATAAATCCATTACCAGAACAATTACACCGGGTGCAACTCAACAGATCAATATCAAGCTGGAGTCCGACTCGCAGTTGTTGAACGAAGTAGTTATTCGCAGCGGGAAACGGGAACGCTATCGCAACAAAAACAATCCGGCCGTTGAGCTGATCCGAAACGTAATTAGCCATAAAGAGCAAAATCAGATAGAGCACTACAATTATGTGTCGTATGAGGAATACGACAAATTACAGTTTTCGCTCAGCAGTCTGTCAGCCAAGGTATCGGAGCGGAAAATTTTCCAGAAATACCAGTTCCTGCTGGCGAATCGGGATACGACTACCCTACCCGGAAAGTCGCTTCTGCCAATCTACCTGGAAGAAAAGGTAACGGATAGCTATTTCCGTAAAAGCCCGCAGAAAGAAAAAACTATCATAAAAGCCAAAAAGCGCGTCGATTTCGGTCAGTATTTTGACAATAATGGCCTTAGCCTTTACCTGAACCGGATGTACTCGAAGGTCGATATTTATTCAAACTCGATCTTTCTGATGACCAATCAGTTCCTGAGTCCTATTGCCACAACGGCACCAACTTTTTACCAGTATTTCTTGTCCGATACCATCCAGGTCGGAACGACAAAGCTGGTGGGGTTGACCTTTGTGCCCCGCAATGGAACGGATATGCTTTTTCAGGGCAAAATGTATGTGACGCTGGACAGCAACTATGCCGTTCAGCGAATCAATTTGTCGATAAACCCGAAAATCAATCTCAACTGGGTTCGCGACATGCAGATTCGTCTGCAATTTGAGCAAAACACCGACGGCAAATATTTTCTCAGCAAAAGCGACCTTTTAGCCGATTTTGGCATTACCAAAGGCAAGGGGGGCGGCATCTTCGGCCAGCGAACGCTGTCGTACAAAAACTACAAAACCAACGAACCGCAGTCCGACGAATTTTATAGCGGTCAGCCGCAGGTAGTGGAGGCCGGTGCCGCGACGAAATCGGAGCAGTTCTGGGTAGAAAACCGCCACGATACGCTATCGTCTGCCGAGTCGAAGATATACGCCAATATCGACAGCCTGAAACGAATGCCCTCGTTTCGGCGCACAATGGAAGCCCTTACGTTTGTGGTTGCCGGGTATAAGTCGTTCGGTGCCTTTGAGATAGGCCCGGCCAACACGTTCTACAGTTTCAACCCGGTAGAGGGGTTTCGGCTGCGGCTGGGCGGGCGCACCACGCCGGAATTGAGCAAGCGGTACTATGCCGAAACCTATGCTGCCTATGGCTTCAAAGACCAGCGCTGGAAGTATTTTCTGAGCGGAACGTATTCCCTCAACAACAAAACCATTTACCAGTTTCCCCAAAACTACATCCGGGCCAGTTTCCAGCGCGACACCAAAATTCCGGGGCAGGAGCTTCAATTTGTGCAGGAAGACAATTTTTTGCTGTCCTTCAAACGGGGTGTTAACGACAAATGGCTCTATAACGACACTTGGCGGATCGACTATGTTCATGAGTTCGAGAACCACTTTTCGTACAGTATCGGGTTCAAAAACTGGCAGCAAGCCCCTGCCGGAGCGTTGAAGTTCAAACGCGAGGACGACAACGAAAACACGCCTTCGCCCACCGTTACCACCTCCGAATTCTCGCTGGAAACGCGCTGGGCACCTAATGAGCAGTTCTATCAGGGCAAGATTTACCGGGTGCCGATTGTGGGCCGATACCCTGTTTATACGCTCCGCTTTGCTACTGGCATAAAAGGCTTGCTCAACAGCCAGTACAACTATCAGAACCTGACGGGCACCATTAGCAAACGCTTCATGTTATCGCAACTAGGCTATTCGAACGTTACGGTGCAGGGCGGCTACATTTTCGGTCAGGTTCCGTTTCCCCTACTGAACATTCATCGGGCCAACCAAACGTATGCGTATCAGTTGAATTCGTATAACCTGATGAACTTCCTGGAGTTTGTGAGCGATCACTATGCCAGCATAAGCATCGACCATTCGTTTAATGGGTTTTTCTTCAACAAAATCCCATTATTCAAGAAGTTGAAATGGCGGGAAGCGGTGTCGTTTAAGGCGCTCTATGGCGGTTTACGCAGCCAGAACGATCCGCAGCAGAATCCGTCGCTCTATCAATTTCCGACCGACGCCTTTGGTGTGCCATACACCTACACGCTAAACAAAACGCCCTACATTGAAGCCAGTGCGGGTGTTGCCAATGTGCTGAAGTTTTTCCGGATCGACCTGGTCAAACGACTCAATTACCTCGATCACCCAAATGTGTCGCAATGGGGTATTCGCGCCCGCGCCACATTTGACTTTTAA
- a CDS encoding GtrA family protein, producing MRTFVKVQATSLMATGVDFLTTILCVQLGHFWYLSASISGAVFGGLTSFIISKKWTFANSSQPVASQFSRFVLVWLGNAGANASGLFVATHFLGVQYLVAKTAIGILVGVTYNYFLQKDFVFVMS from the coding sequence ATGCGAACATTCGTTAAAGTTCAGGCCACCTCCCTTATGGCTACCGGTGTAGACTTTCTGACAACTATTCTGTGCGTCCAATTGGGGCATTTCTGGTATTTGTCGGCCAGTATTAGCGGGGCAGTTTTTGGTGGGCTGACCAGTTTTATTATTTCAAAAAAGTGGACGTTTGCCAATAGCTCTCAGCCCGTAGCCTCACAGTTCAGCCGGTTTGTGCTGGTCTGGCTCGGCAATGCAGGTGCCAACGCAAGCGGACTTTTTGTTGCTACTCATTTTCTGGGCGTCCAGTATCTGGTCGCAAAAACAGCCATCGGCATTCTGGTGGGTGTCACGTACAATTATTTTTTGCAGAAAGACTTTGTCTTCGTTATGTCATGA
- a CDS encoding phosphatidylglycerophosphatase A family protein, which translates to MHKLIATALGIGYIPKGGGTVASIACCALWYLAQPAGYPAFAPVLIAIALTGIGIWSANVVEEEWGKDSYRVVIDEIAGMCLTLLFIPINEKSLLAGLVLFRLFDIAKPFGIRKLEKLSGGWGVMLDDLLAGLYANLLLQAALALRIL; encoded by the coding sequence ATGCATAAACTAATCGCTACCGCACTGGGTATTGGTTATATCCCGAAAGGGGGCGGTACGGTAGCCTCGATTGCATGCTGTGCACTATGGTATCTGGCGCAACCCGCTGGCTACCCGGCTTTTGCTCCGGTACTGATTGCGATTGCCCTGACGGGAATCGGTATCTGGTCGGCCAACGTAGTTGAAGAAGAGTGGGGAAAAGACAGTTACCGCGTTGTTATCGACGAAATAGCTGGCATGTGTCTTACGCTGTTATTCATCCCGATTAATGAAAAAAGCCTGCTGGCGGGGCTTGTTTTATTCCGCCTGTTTGACATAGCCAAACCGTTCGGTATTCGAAAACTGGAAAAACTGAGCGGAGGCTGGGGCGTTATGCTCGATGATTTGCTGGCGGGCTTATATGCCAATTTACTGTTACAGGCTGCGCTGGCACTGCGTATTTTATAA
- a CDS encoding TetR/AcrR family transcriptional regulator, with translation MMKSASSAEEKIKEAAKKVFLEKGFDGATTRDISKASGLNCALMNYYFRTKEKLFAAIFEDMLQLFFAGMTTVLNKPISLKEKIIELIEHDFQTFKQNPSLCIFVLNEVHRDPDQLINLFRVAKAQWTSLFEKQLQEAIDAGVVRPIKMQHVLSLLLSNTQFIFLGKAITMNTWQMDEESFDAFAEDHKQLITQMIVGYLFIDDSGV, from the coding sequence ATGATGAAATCTGCTAGTTCCGCGGAAGAAAAAATCAAAGAAGCGGCTAAGAAAGTATTCCTGGAAAAAGGATTCGATGGGGCTACAACCCGCGACATTTCCAAGGCATCTGGCTTGAACTGCGCCTTAATGAATTACTACTTCCGCACGAAGGAGAAACTGTTTGCAGCCATTTTTGAGGACATGCTTCAGCTTTTCTTCGCGGGTATGACTACGGTACTTAATAAGCCAATTAGTCTGAAAGAGAAAATAATTGAATTGATAGAACATGATTTTCAGACGTTTAAGCAAAACCCTAGCCTATGCATCTTTGTTTTAAATGAGGTACACAGAGACCCTGATCAGTTGATCAATCTTTTTCGGGTAGCAAAAGCCCAGTGGACTTCACTTTTTGAGAAACAATTGCAGGAAGCTATTGATGCGGGTGTTGTTCGCCCCATCAAAATGCAGCATGTGTTGAGTCTTTTATTATCGAACACTCAATTTATTTTTCTGGGGAAAGCCATCACCATGAACACCTGGCAAATGGATGAAGAAAGTTTCGATGCCTTTGCCGAAGATCACAAACAACTCATTACCCAAATGATTGTCGGCTATTTATTTATAGATGATTCAGGCGTTTAA
- a CDS encoding PfkB family carbohydrate kinase, which translates to MYDICTIGHISLDEIVTAQRVTSMPGGTSFYFAKTLQYSDIKHKLITALAPREYPIIDDLRAEGIDVYALPSRHTVYFKNSYSDDQNHREQYVLQKASPFRVSQMPAVSAKVFHLGPLLFDDIPAQLIKDLSKKALVSLDVQGYLRSVRNQKVMYHDWVDKGRILPYVDILKANEFEMEVVTGRKNARDGAMYLADLGVEEVIITLGSMGSLIYTKGVFYQIPAFKPTAVVDATGCGDTYMAGYLWKRVQGNQVQEAGEFGAALATLKVASSGPFSGSSDLIMSLVEQGVTA; encoded by the coding sequence ATGTACGACATCTGCACAATAGGTCATATATCGCTGGACGAAATTGTCACTGCGCAAAGAGTTACATCTATGCCCGGTGGAACGTCATTTTATTTTGCCAAAACACTTCAGTATTCCGACATAAAGCATAAACTTATCACGGCTCTGGCTCCTCGGGAATATCCTATTATTGATGACTTGCGAGCCGAAGGAATTGATGTTTATGCATTGCCGAGCCGTCATACTGTCTATTTCAAAAACAGCTATAGCGATGACCAGAATCACCGGGAACAATACGTACTCCAGAAAGCATCTCCCTTCAGGGTTTCTCAAATGCCAGCTGTAAGTGCAAAAGTGTTTCACTTGGGGCCCTTGCTCTTCGATGATATTCCTGCACAATTAATTAAGGACCTGTCAAAGAAAGCACTCGTGTCGCTTGACGTACAAGGGTATTTACGGTCTGTGCGAAATCAAAAAGTGATGTATCATGACTGGGTCGATAAAGGAAGAATCCTTCCCTACGTAGACATACTGAAAGCCAATGAGTTTGAGATGGAAGTCGTTACGGGGCGAAAAAATGCGCGTGATGGAGCCATGTATCTGGCCGATCTGGGTGTGGAAGAAGTGATTATAACGCTTGGCAGTATGGGATCGCTTATTTACACCAAGGGCGTCTTCTATCAGATTCCGGCCTTCAAACCTACTGCCGTTGTCGATGCCACAGGCTGTGGTGATACATACATGGCGGGCTATTTATGGAAACGCGTGCAGGGAAATCAGGTGCAGGAAGCCGGCGAATTCGGGGCGGCATTGGCAACGTTGAAAGTAGCCTCTTCAGGGCCTTTCTCCGGCTCATCCGATCTGATTATGAGCCTTGTAGAACAAGGGGTTACGGCATAA
- a CDS encoding Pycsar system effector family protein, translating to MTPMPPEDQSSEIAVPDSQKRNKPKKEKGKKTSKGVETLFRTTLSNHMKLSEMADSKANLMISINTIIVSITISAYARKFDAPAILLIPSLLLLTVCLVTIIVSLIATNPTISPLAKRGSTPKERPIDLLFFGYYTQLTATDYRTELRKLLTNDEDLYTSLIDNIYTQGLVLSRKYRLLKFAYQFFMIGFSAVIISVIITLIVMQ from the coding sequence ATGACACCCATGCCGCCAGAAGATCAATCGTCGGAAATAGCAGTACCTGATAGTCAAAAACGCAATAAACCTAAGAAAGAGAAGGGCAAGAAAACCAGTAAAGGGGTGGAAACGTTATTTCGAACCACCTTGTCCAATCACATGAAACTCAGCGAAATGGCCGACAGTAAGGCCAACCTGATGATTTCAATCAACACCATTATTGTTTCCATTACTATTTCGGCTTACGCCCGCAAATTCGACGCCCCCGCCATTCTATTAATTCCCAGTTTACTCCTGCTGACGGTTTGCCTGGTTACGATCATTGTCTCGCTGATTGCGACCAACCCCACTATTTCACCTTTGGCAAAACGTGGAAGCACACCGAAAGAACGGCCAATCGATCTGTTATTTTTCGGTTATTACACGCAACTTACGGCAACCGACTACCGCACCGAGCTACGGAAACTGCTCACTAACGACGAAGATCTTTATACGAGTCTGATCGACAATATATACACACAGGGTCTGGTATTATCCAGAAAATACCGGCTCCTTAAATTCGCCTATCAATTTTTCATGATTGGCTTCTCGGCGGTAATTATCAGCGTTATCATCACGCTGATCGTGATGCAATAA
- a CDS encoding sensor histidine kinase encodes MQDTGDGIAPDQLAYLQQVFSGKRRPQVGTHGLGLGLVLINDFARRNGATLRFNSQPGQGTTVSVLCRK; translated from the coding sequence GTGCAGGATACGGGCGACGGTATTGCTCCCGACCAGCTGGCCTACCTCCAGCAGGTATTTTCCGGCAAGCGACGGCCCCAGGTGGGCACGCATGGGTTGGGATTAGGGCTGGTACTGATCAATGATTTTGCTCGCCGGAATGGAGCCACCCTGCGCTTCAACAGTCAGCCAGGGCAAGGCACGACGGTTTCCGTTCTATGCAGAAAATAG
- a CDS encoding tetratricopeptide repeat-containing sensor histidine kinase translates to MKFFLLTLLLTIRVFTALAQPKTYTSFQDYFVVNMNPDSLEKVVYSHKDDQSRYMHELIWLEYSRYKISDNFGNDLATIQKLVSQQRSGVGIAMYNYLMGIRYKSEDAPKALTYFQKALTYFDRTSDTSGMAHCHLALMRLNIDNFNERVGDIDKAKFHYDKTLSLVETSSDPRNKISLMPRYLAELDLFYQPMTLAEVEKKYDSIVQLVGKYPEMRFMLKDIYLNLSFFYILNKDFQTAINKLNLSLKYAAHCSSYNQITIYSNLASANEGLGNYVEMERYLKKILAAGRSKIGLNDYVIIEANFGMAIARTKTKKVKDLLPYLLAYDSLKRAYTERVKIKELLNLQAKYESEKKEATIKTLELEKQRNEDRNQLIMAGLVLALIIIGIISLLAVRLRTTNTELQSLQQSRDKLYTVIAHDLREPINSIMNVGTLLRFLIRQNRSQDVEKVTQQIDLMGQQTSLLLNNLLEWGKNNHFEQQSSPQPFDAAPLLQELTQVYKGLAEAKGVLLSVVIPDHYTLTANPKDLSLIVRNLLDNALKHT, encoded by the coding sequence GTGAAGTTCTTTCTACTTACCCTATTACTTACAATCAGGGTGTTTACCGCCCTGGCTCAGCCTAAGACCTATACCTCGTTCCAGGATTATTTTGTTGTAAACATGAATCCAGACAGTCTGGAAAAAGTAGTGTATAGCCATAAAGACGATCAGTCACGCTACATGCATGAGCTGATCTGGCTGGAATATAGCCGCTACAAAATTTCGGATAACTTTGGCAACGATCTGGCAACCATTCAAAAGTTAGTGAGTCAGCAGCGCTCTGGTGTTGGTATAGCGATGTATAACTATTTGATGGGTATCCGCTACAAATCAGAAGATGCGCCAAAAGCCCTTACTTACTTTCAAAAAGCACTGACCTATTTTGATCGTACCAGCGATACATCCGGTATGGCCCACTGCCATCTGGCGCTCATGCGATTGAATATCGATAATTTTAACGAACGGGTTGGCGATATCGACAAGGCTAAATTTCATTATGATAAAACTCTCTCTCTAGTCGAAACGTCATCCGACCCCCGGAATAAAATAAGCCTTATGCCAAGGTATCTGGCAGAGCTGGATTTATTCTATCAGCCAATGACTTTAGCAGAGGTTGAGAAAAAATATGACAGCATAGTACAACTTGTCGGAAAATACCCGGAGATGAGATTTATGTTGAAGGATATCTACCTTAATCTCAGTTTTTTCTACATTTTGAATAAAGATTTTCAAACAGCTATAAACAAACTAAACTTGTCACTGAAATATGCAGCTCACTGCAGTTCCTATAATCAAATAACGATTTACTCAAATCTTGCGTCTGCCAATGAAGGTTTGGGTAACTACGTAGAAATGGAACGATATTTGAAAAAGATATTGGCCGCAGGTAGGTCAAAAATTGGTCTCAATGACTATGTAATTATTGAAGCTAATTTTGGTATGGCAATTGCCCGTACAAAGACTAAAAAAGTTAAAGATCTCCTGCCCTATTTACTGGCCTATGATTCGCTCAAAAGAGCCTACACGGAACGGGTGAAAATAAAGGAGCTGCTTAACCTCCAGGCCAAATATGAATCAGAGAAAAAGGAAGCCACCATCAAAACCCTCGAACTCGAAAAACAACGAAATGAAGACCGAAATCAGCTCATTATGGCCGGGTTAGTGCTGGCTTTGATCATTATTGGCATCATTAGTCTGTTAGCCGTCCGCCTTCGCACGACCAATACTGAACTGCAAAGTCTTCAACAATCCAGAGATAAACTCTACACCGTAATTGCCCACGACCTGCGCGAACCCATCAACAGCATCATGAATGTGGGTACCCTGCTGCGCTTTTTGATTCGTCAAAACCGTAGTCAGGATGTCGAAAAAGTAACCCAGCAAATCGATCTTATGGGCCAGCAAACCAGTCTGTTGCTCAATAACCTGCTTGAATGGGGCAAAAACAATCATTTCGAGCAGCAATCCAGCCCCCAGCCATTCGACGCGGCCCCCCTGCTCCAGGAGTTGACTCAGGTTTATAAAGGACTGGCAGAGGCCAAAGGTGTTCTGCTTTCGGTGGTCATACCTGATCACTATACCCTGACAGCCAACCCCAAAGACCTCTCTCTTATTGTCCGTAATCTACTCGACAATGCCCTTAAACATACCTAA
- a CDS encoding LytR/AlgR family response regulator transcription factor: MSPIRIILLEDNPIDSLTIQIMLTELVDKEHQLDLVAVFETLTPLLVFLETNEVDIVIADIFMNNKPVGLSLFDYLKHRPISLLFVSNTNDKDIFLEAQRKSSFRFISKPINLFTLHANLYSIYEEMQRNRQYNLLAKQYLYLSGKGGQQEQVLFDDIVYIESEGNYCFVFTTAKKYALKKSLSKVLEEDLDVSFLRIHRAYIVNKSAIKQIGPLSIKVNEHVSLPIGRHYRKSLMEFARK; the protein is encoded by the coding sequence ATGTCCCCCATCCGTATTATTCTTCTGGAAGATAATCCTATCGACAGTTTAACTATACAGATAATGCTTACCGAATTAGTTGACAAAGAGCATCAGTTGGACTTGGTGGCTGTCTTTGAGACCCTGACTCCTCTGTTAGTATTTCTGGAAACCAACGAGGTAGATATTGTCATTGCTGATATTTTTATGAATAATAAGCCAGTAGGCCTCTCTTTGTTCGACTACCTCAAACACCGGCCTATCTCCCTTCTGTTTGTTTCCAATACCAACGATAAGGATATTTTTCTGGAAGCCCAGCGCAAATCGTCGTTTCGCTTTATCAGTAAACCGATAAATCTTTTTACGCTGCATGCCAACCTGTATAGTATATATGAAGAGATGCAGCGCAACCGGCAGTATAACTTATTAGCTAAACAGTATTTGTATTTAAGTGGGAAGGGGGGGCAGCAGGAACAAGTACTGTTTGATGATATAGTCTATATTGAGTCAGAGGGTAATTATTGTTTTGTGTTCACGACGGCAAAGAAATACGCGCTAAAAAAGTCGTTGAGCAAAGTCCTTGAAGAGGACCTGGACGTGAGTTTTCTGCGCATTCACAGGGCTTATATTGTTAACAAATCAGCTATTAAACAGATTGGTCCGCTTTCTATCAAAGTCAATGAGCATGTATCGTTACCCATTGGCCGACACTATCGCAAATCGCTGATGGAATTTGCAAGAAAGTAA